One genomic region from Homalodisca vitripennis isolate AUS2020 chromosome 6, UT_GWSS_2.1, whole genome shotgun sequence encodes:
- the LOC124365528 gene encoding acetylcholinesterase-like, whose amino-acid sequence MFEPEEGALRPDVVYGRGRCQSDVPLNTKRGPIVGTRFSPNPDTKVSYDAFLGIPYGQIPARFQMAVPRTPWSTAKDTKTDGPACPQIFGTFKEDCLYLNVFTPVNAASSPSKYPVMAFVHGSAFTASSSSSLLYGPDFLIPENVILVTFNYRLGAVGFLTLGSKVAPGNLGLTDTLLALQWIQDEISIFGGDPDHVTLFGESAGSAIVTSHYLSSLSTDLFVNAIAQSGSVLSDWAVISVAEGTRRAKVLAQALGCNITENDRTLLSCLQKADINDIVAKQSIVLPSEEIISGSGGLRFVPVLDSYLMADVPFFNDTLEGLKVAAMARGKSLIIGITTDDGIVKFLLDDSWKEGESNVEDFIPRRVRDAVSPDRLLVMGQDIHDRYFPDTFDQNKVLSLLRLNTDTLFSYPAAKISNYFANLTYGYVFKYYGSWSQPIQFPYQLKTVNHGSELPYIFYFSKVSLPLDSCSFNAENIAMKNKMVNWWTTFAKYGSPGSQWGTVSTMGYMVIDSTNSIMSSSTFNSEYFNFWDVMEKSDSSTLNANVANLFPTIFIIISTSLLSYS is encoded by the exons ATGTTCGAACCTGAAGAAGGGGCTCTTAGGCCGGATGTGGTGTATGGTAGAGGTAGATG CCAATCCGATGTGCCACTCAACACGAAAAGAGGACCTATCGTTGGGACCCGCTTCTCTCCCAATCCTGACACGAAGGTTTCTTACGATGCCTTCCTAGGAATACCGTATGGTCAAATACCGGCCAGATTCCAG atggCCGTTCCCAGGACACCATGGAGTACAGCCAAGGACACAAAGACAGATGGACCTGCATGTCCTCAGATCTTCGGAACTTTCAAAGAAGATTGTCTTTACTTGAACGTCTTTACTCCAGTA AACGCTGCATCCTCCCCCTCCAAGTACCCTGTGATGGCCTTCGTTCACGGAAGTGCATTTACCGCGTCCTCCAGCAGTTCGCTGCTATACGGTCCTGACTTCCTGATTCCTGAAAATGTGATTCTGGTCACTTTCAACTACAGGCTGGGAGCTGTTG GTTTTCTGACGTTAGGCTCCAAGGTAGCTCCAGGTAACCTTGGACTGACCGACACTCTGTTGGCTCTTCAGTGGATACAAGACGAGATCTCGATATTCGGCGGAGATCCCGACCACGTCACTCTGTTCGGTGAAAGTGCGGGGAGTGCCATAGTCACCTCCCACTATCTCTCCTCCCTCTCCACAG ATCTCTTCGTGAATGCGATAGCCCAGAGTGGCTCAGTGCTGTCGGACTGGGCAGTGATATCAGTGGCCGAGGGCACTCGGAGGGCAAAGGTGCTGGCTCAAGCACTCGGTTGTAACATCACCGAGAACGATAGGACTCTTCTGTCCTGCTTGCAGAAGGCAGATATCAACGACATCGTCGCTAAACAGTCCATCGTCCTTCCCTCAGAG GAAATAATCTCAGGCTCCGGAGGACTTCGTTTTGTCCCAGTTTTGGACTCATACCTCATGGCTGACGTACCATTCTTCAACGACACTCTGGAGGGACTCAAGGTCGCGGCGATGGCTCGGGGGAAGTCTCTCATAATAGGGATAACCACGGACGATGGGATTGTCAAGTTTTTGT TGGATGACTCTTGGAAAGAGGGGGAAAGCAATGTCGAAGACTTTATCCCTCGTCGAGTCCGAGACGCAGTCAGTCCCGACAGACTTCTAGTAATGGGACAAGACATACACGACCGGTACTTTCCAGACACCTTTGACCAGAACAAGGTCCTCAGCCTGCTTAGACTGAACACAGATACGCTATTCTCGTACCCCGCAGCAAAG ATCTCTAATTACTTCGCCAACCTGACGTACGGATACGTGTTCAAATACTACGGATCTTGGTCTCAACCCATTCAGTTCCCGTACCAACTCAAGACCGTGAACCACGGATCTGAACTACCCTACATATTCTACTTCAGTAAAGTCAGTCTACCGTTGGACAGCTGCTCCTTCAACGCAGAAAACATCGCCATGAAAAACAAGATGGTCAACTGGTGGACTACTTTCGCCAAGTATGG GAGCCCTGGTTCTCAATGGGGGACAGTGTCTACTATGGGGTACATGGTCATCGACTCCACCAATTCTATTATGAGTAGTTCCACTTTCAACAGTGAATACTTCAACTTCTGGGACGTTATGGAGAAGTCTGACAGCTCAACCCTAAACGCCAACGTCGCCAATCTCTTCCCCACAATTTTTATCATAATCTCAACATCGTTATTATCATATTCCTAG